One genomic window of Burkholderia diffusa includes the following:
- a CDS encoding EAL domain-containing protein produces the protein MKPSRDLSLDSLLERLTPTPSGWTAMYRETTLRSVFQPVLSITHKRVVGYEALLRVVDENGTLVSPVALFDRTRAAAEALLLDRLARCLHTANFVAQGIGDGWLFLNVTPRVLDSGLVQREFVEALCRHFALPPNRIVLEVVEQPARDEAALARTIDMIQHRDFLIAIDDFGTGFSNFDRVWRARPDIVKLDRSLVERANASADDRRIMHHLVSMLHQAGAMVLAEGVESDDALQTLMEADIDFVQGFQFGQPDASIAHASAAAPAMLDAAWQRFIARRHTPASAEQPGFDAIERLVLAGAAAFSASGNLQDAAQRVFAVPAARRVFVTDEIGEQFLPSIGARPEDGQTTGTRLSPLFPETHSNWSRRPYFQRAIAAPGRVALMGPHFSLTEGRDCYTAAVAIRAQSRLVVFCVDFVLDSAGTVMR, from the coding sequence ATGAAGCCCTCCCGCGACCTCTCGCTCGACTCCCTGCTCGAACGCCTCACGCCGACGCCCAGCGGCTGGACCGCCATGTATCGCGAGACGACGCTGCGCAGCGTGTTTCAACCCGTGCTGTCGATCACGCACAAGCGCGTGGTCGGCTATGAAGCGCTGCTGCGCGTCGTGGACGAGAACGGCACACTGGTTTCGCCGGTCGCGCTGTTCGACAGGACCCGTGCCGCTGCCGAAGCATTGCTGCTCGACCGGCTTGCCCGCTGCCTGCATACGGCCAACTTCGTCGCGCAAGGCATCGGCGACGGCTGGCTGTTCCTGAACGTGACGCCGCGCGTGCTCGATTCCGGTCTCGTGCAGCGCGAATTCGTCGAGGCGCTGTGCCGCCATTTCGCGCTGCCGCCGAACCGCATCGTGCTGGAAGTCGTCGAGCAGCCGGCGCGCGACGAAGCGGCGCTCGCTCGCACGATCGACATGATCCAGCACCGGGACTTCCTGATCGCGATCGACGATTTCGGCACCGGGTTCTCGAATTTCGACCGCGTGTGGCGCGCACGGCCCGATATCGTCAAGCTGGATCGATCGCTCGTCGAACGCGCGAACGCGTCGGCCGACGATCGCCGCATCATGCATCACCTGGTATCGATGCTCCACCAGGCCGGCGCGATGGTGCTAGCCGAAGGCGTCGAAAGCGACGACGCGCTGCAGACGCTGATGGAGGCCGATATCGATTTCGTCCAAGGCTTCCAGTTCGGCCAGCCCGATGCATCGATCGCGCACGCGAGTGCCGCGGCGCCCGCGATGCTCGACGCCGCGTGGCAACGCTTCATCGCTCGCCGGCACACGCCGGCGAGCGCCGAGCAGCCGGGCTTCGATGCGATCGAGCGGCTCGTGCTCGCCGGCGCGGCCGCATTTTCCGCGAGCGGCAACCTGCAGGACGCCGCGCAGCGCGTATTCGCGGTGCCGGCCGCGCGCCGGGTGTTCGTCACGGACGAGATCGGCGAACAGTTCCTGCCGTCGATCGGCGCGCGTCCCGAGGACGGCCAGACGACCGGCACGCGGCTCTCGCCGCTGTTCCCCGAGACGCACAGCAACTGGTCGCGACGCCCGTACTTCCAGCGCGCGATCGCGGCGCCTGGTCGCGTCGCACTAATGGGCCCGCACTTCTCGCTGACCGAAGGCCGCGATTGCTATACGGCGGCCGTCGCGATTCGCGCGCAAAGCCGCCTCGTCGTGTTCTGCGTCGACTTCGTGCTCGACAGTGCGGGCACCGTGATGCGGTAG
- the recB gene encoding exodeoxyribonuclease V subunit beta: MSAASQPQAALELDVFACPLDGVNQIEASAGTGKTWNICALYVRLLLEKDLGADEILVVTFTKAATAELHERIRGRLAQLAHALDTGDDGGDPFVARLLETTLGEAGALDPDTAAKRIRRALRAFDQAAIHTIHAFCQRALQEAPFAAAMPFAFDMQADDAALRFELAADFWRTRVEPMAARWPGFATWLVDSGAGPAALDAQLARRLKKPLAALRWDGAVEPDESAEAAAVECFAEAARMWADEQDAIDALLRTAQPVLNQRSHKPDALADALGAWSAHFGQGNPAAALPKAALKLTRTALAKATKKGGATPEHPFFDVADALEAAVAAVEATQRARWLALVADWLDTAPVELAERKRTRRVVSFDDLLANLYHALHAHPWLAETLRARYPAALIDEFQDTDPLQFAIFNRIFAPGGPLFLVGDPKQAIYSFRAADLHTYLAARASASACYTLAVNQRSTPAIVDACNRFFMSNPRAFVLDGLDYYAVRAGTRVRAPFIDETDPRPSGDFRIWALPGGDGTLLKRDAQAQAAQACAAEIARLMRGAREGHVRLGDTPLSPGDIAVLVQTHRQGSLVKRVLATWGIGSVELAQASVFSTGDAEQLERVLAAIDAPGDLRRLRAALAADWFGLDAQALWRMEQGDGDASRAAADSADAMSWVERFSRYRLLWRERGFAVMWRTFTRELRIAERLMAGVDGERRVTDINHLAELTQARASAQPGIAPTLRWLAAQRLDGGGEEAQLRLESDRNLVQIVTVHKSKGLEYAVVFCPFLNDGGLREPPASALPDAREYHDDAGDAVLHYGCDDAAAEHAARQALREQAAERARLVYVALTRAVYRCYLVAGPYLSSRSTREARRSVLNWLAAGAGQSFDAWLDEPPDEAALDAAWQALAGGPVSVAPLPVPARRERLAAGHDASQTFAARHATRVLRDAWRMASFSSLTASMAREEAGVAVVPDDELRPDHDALAAVLPDGALAVSDTVTVEPPDDDILVFPRGAAAGECLHRLFELSRFTEPDSWHQAALGALHDRPVEAEPELAKRLPAMMARLVDDVVRTELVPGMRLADLDPAKRLDEMGFLFPAPSLELGALRRLLVAHGYPDVALDAGTLAGFIKGFIDMIVEHDGRFWIVDWKSNHLGNTPDAYGPRALDVAMADHAYHLQALLYTVALHRYLRGRLPDYDYDTHIAGYLYLFVRGVRPDWRSAGEPAGVHARRPARELVDALDRMMEGGRA, from the coding sequence ATGAGCGCCGCATCCCAGCCGCAGGCGGCGCTCGAACTCGACGTGTTCGCGTGCCCGCTCGATGGCGTCAACCAGATCGAGGCGTCGGCCGGTACCGGCAAGACGTGGAACATCTGCGCGCTGTACGTGCGCCTGCTGCTGGAGAAGGATCTCGGCGCGGACGAAATCCTCGTCGTGACTTTCACGAAGGCGGCCACGGCGGAGCTGCACGAGCGGATCCGCGGTCGGCTGGCGCAACTCGCGCATGCGCTCGATACCGGTGACGACGGCGGCGATCCATTCGTCGCGCGCCTGCTCGAGACGACGCTCGGCGAAGCCGGTGCGCTCGACCCGGACACCGCCGCGAAGCGAATCCGGCGTGCGCTGCGCGCATTCGACCAGGCGGCGATCCACACGATCCACGCATTCTGCCAGCGTGCGCTGCAGGAAGCGCCGTTCGCGGCCGCGATGCCGTTCGCGTTCGACATGCAGGCCGACGACGCGGCACTGCGCTTCGAGCTCGCGGCGGACTTCTGGCGCACGCGCGTCGAGCCCATGGCCGCGCGCTGGCCCGGCTTCGCGACGTGGCTGGTCGATTCGGGCGCGGGCCCAGCTGCGCTCGACGCCCAGCTCGCGCGGCGGTTGAAGAAGCCGCTCGCCGCGCTGCGCTGGGACGGTGCCGTCGAACCGGATGAATCGGCGGAGGCCGCTGCCGTCGAATGCTTCGCGGAGGCCGCGCGGATGTGGGCCGACGAGCAGGATGCGATCGACGCGTTGCTGCGCACCGCGCAGCCCGTGCTCAATCAGCGTTCGCACAAGCCGGACGCGCTCGCCGATGCGCTCGGTGCGTGGTCCGCGCATTTCGGGCAAGGCAACCCCGCGGCCGCGCTACCGAAGGCGGCGCTCAAGCTCACGCGCACCGCGCTCGCGAAGGCGACGAAAAAGGGCGGCGCGACCCCCGAACACCCGTTCTTCGACGTGGCCGACGCGCTCGAAGCGGCGGTGGCCGCCGTCGAGGCCACGCAGCGCGCCCGCTGGCTCGCGCTGGTCGCCGACTGGCTCGACACCGCACCGGTCGAGCTGGCCGAACGCAAGCGTACGCGCCGCGTCGTGTCGTTCGACGATCTGCTCGCGAACCTGTATCACGCGCTGCATGCGCATCCGTGGCTCGCGGAGACGCTGCGCGCGCGCTATCCGGCCGCGCTGATCGACGAATTCCAGGATACCGATCCGCTGCAGTTCGCGATCTTCAACCGGATCTTCGCGCCGGGCGGCCCGCTCTTTCTCGTCGGCGATCCGAAGCAGGCCATCTACAGCTTCCGCGCGGCGGATCTGCATACGTATCTCGCCGCGCGGGCAAGTGCGAGCGCGTGCTATACGCTCGCGGTCAACCAGCGCTCGACGCCGGCGATCGTCGATGCGTGCAACCGCTTCTTCATGTCGAACCCGCGCGCGTTCGTGCTCGACGGGCTCGACTACTACGCGGTACGGGCCGGCACGCGCGTGCGTGCACCGTTCATCGACGAGACCGATCCGCGACCGTCAGGCGATTTCCGGATCTGGGCGCTGCCGGGTGGCGACGGCACGCTGCTCAAGCGCGACGCGCAGGCCCAGGCCGCCCAGGCGTGCGCGGCCGAGATTGCCCGGCTGATGCGCGGCGCGCGCGAAGGACATGTGCGGCTCGGCGATACGCCGCTGTCGCCGGGCGACATCGCGGTGCTCGTACAGACGCACCGGCAGGGGAGCCTCGTGAAACGCGTGCTGGCCACGTGGGGCATCGGCAGCGTCGAGCTTGCGCAGGCGTCCGTGTTTTCGACCGGCGATGCCGAGCAGCTCGAGCGCGTGCTCGCGGCGATCGATGCGCCTGGCGATCTGCGACGCTTGCGTGCGGCGCTGGCCGCCGACTGGTTCGGCCTCGATGCGCAGGCGCTGTGGCGGATGGAGCAGGGCGACGGCGATGCGTCGCGCGCTGCGGCCGACAGTGCGGACGCGATGAGCTGGGTCGAGCGCTTCTCGCGCTATCGGCTGTTGTGGCGCGAACGTGGCTTCGCGGTGATGTGGCGCACGTTCACGCGCGAGCTGCGGATCGCCGAGCGGCTGATGGCCGGCGTGGACGGCGAACGCCGTGTGACCGACATCAACCATCTGGCCGAACTGACGCAGGCGCGCGCGTCGGCGCAGCCGGGCATTGCGCCGACGCTGCGCTGGCTCGCCGCGCAACGGCTCGACGGCGGCGGCGAGGAAGCGCAGTTGCGTCTTGAATCCGATCGCAACCTCGTGCAGATCGTGACCGTGCACAAGTCGAAGGGCCTGGAATACGCGGTCGTGTTCTGTCCGTTCCTGAACGACGGCGGGCTGCGCGAGCCGCCCGCGTCGGCGCTGCCCGACGCGCGCGAGTATCACGACGATGCGGGCGACGCCGTGCTGCATTACGGGTGCGACGACGCTGCCGCCGAGCATGCCGCGCGCCAGGCGTTGCGCGAGCAGGCGGCGGAACGCGCGCGGCTCGTCTACGTGGCGCTCACGCGCGCGGTCTATCGGTGCTATCTCGTCGCCGGGCCTTATCTGTCGTCTCGCTCGACTCGCGAGGCGCGGCGCAGCGTGCTGAACTGGCTCGCGGCCGGGGCCGGCCAGTCGTTCGACGCGTGGCTCGACGAGCCGCCCGACGAAGCGGCGCTCGACGCTGCGTGGCAAGCACTCGCAGGCGGGCCCGTGAGCGTTGCACCGTTGCCGGTGCCGGCGCGCCGTGAGCGGCTGGCGGCTGGCCATGATGCATCGCAGACGTTCGCCGCACGCCATGCGACGCGCGTGCTGCGCGACGCGTGGCGGATGGCGAGCTTCAGTTCGCTGACCGCATCGATGGCGCGCGAGGAGGCGGGCGTCGCGGTCGTGCCGGACGACGAACTGCGGCCCGATCACGATGCGCTTGCTGCCGTGCTGCCGGACGGCGCGCTTGCGGTGAGCGACACGGTCACGGTCGAGCCGCCGGACGACGACATTCTCGTGTTTCCGCGCGGTGCGGCGGCGGGCGAGTGTCTGCATCGCCTGTTCGAACTCAGCCGCTTCACCGAGCCTGATTCGTGGCACCAGGCGGCGCTCGGCGCGCTGCATGACCGGCCAGTCGAGGCAGAGCCCGAACTCGCGAAGCGCCTGCCGGCGATGATGGCGCGGCTCGTCGACGATGTCGTGCGCACGGAGCTCGTGCCGGGCATGCGGCTTGCGGATCTCGATCCCGCCAAACGGCTCGACGAAATGGGTTTCCTGTTCCCGGCGCCGTCGCTCGAGCTGGGCGCGCTGCGCCGGCTGCTGGTCGCGCACGGCTATCCGGACGTCGCACTGGACGCGGGCACGCTCGCCGGCTTCATCAAGGGTTTCATCGACATGATCGTCGAACACGATGGCCGCTTCTGGATCGTCGACTGGAAGTCGAACCATCTCGGCAATACGCCGGACGCTTACGGCCCGCGCGCGCTCGACGTCGCGATGGCCGATCATGCATATCACCTGCAGGCGCTGCTCTATACGGTTGCGCTGCATCGCTATTTGCGCGGGCGGCTGCCCGACTACGACTACGACACGCATATCGCGGGTTACCTGTACCTGTTCGTGCGCGGCGTGCGGCCGGACTGGCGCAGTGCCGGCGAACCGGCCGGCGTGCATGCGCGGCGGCCCGCGCGCGAACTCGTCGACGCGCTCGACCGAATGATGGAAGGGGGCCGCGCATGA
- a CDS encoding glycine zipper 2TM domain-containing protein → MNYSIRRFGVCALLVATVASLSACDSMTRRQRDTAIGAGVGGVAGAAIGGNALSTLGGAAAGGIIGNQVGK, encoded by the coding sequence ATGAACTATTCGATTCGGCGTTTTGGGGTATGCGCGCTGCTCGTCGCGACGGTGGCCAGCCTCTCGGCCTGCGATTCGATGACACGGCGCCAGCGCGATACCGCGATTGGTGCGGGTGTCGGCGGCGTGGCCGGCGCGGCGATCGGCGGCAACGCGCTGTCGACGCTGGGCGGCGCGGCAGCAGGCGGCATCATCGGCAACCAGGTCGGCAAATAA
- the arfB gene encoding alternative ribosome rescue aminoacyl-tRNA hydrolase ArfB, whose translation MMIRYTLDPAEVEWTAVRAQGAGGQNVNKVSSAIHLRFDIRASSLPPVIKERLLALSDQRITRDGIVVIKSQEYRTQEKNREAALARLDALIGSVAFTPRARVATRPTRASKERRLEHKSRRSVVKSGRGKVID comes from the coding sequence ATGATGATCCGCTACACGCTCGATCCGGCCGAAGTCGAATGGACCGCCGTGCGCGCGCAGGGCGCCGGCGGCCAGAACGTCAACAAGGTGTCGAGCGCGATTCACCTGCGTTTCGACATCCGCGCGTCGTCGCTGCCGCCGGTCATCAAGGAACGGCTCCTCGCGCTGTCCGACCAGCGCATCACGCGCGACGGCATCGTCGTGATCAAGTCACAGGAATACCGCACCCAGGAGAAAAACCGCGAGGCAGCACTCGCGCGACTCGATGCGTTGATCGGCAGTGTCGCGTTCACGCCGCGGGCGCGGGTCGCGACGCGGCCGACACGCGCATCGAAGGAGCGGCGGCTCGAACACAAGTCGCGCCGCAGCGTGGTGAAGTCCGGAAGAGGGAAGGTGATCGACTGA
- a CDS encoding AAA family ATPase translates to MNVSDDTLEFTGGLVARLPEPADFGIALAEGFARRIGDLSRRAGAPAAAARWAARAAFATSRATAGGHVCVSLGALAQRYEEPVDDVRAALAASGVVAFGTLARGDERPLIVDRHDHLYLSRYFDYERRLADALVAQAGVAAPGDVLSPDRLRDSLARYFGPATGEVDWQRVAAIVALTGRVTIVSGGPGTGKTTTVVGVLACLLDAHPGLRIALAAPTGKAAQRMQEALHARAGDLPPELAARLPDTSYTLHRLLGGGGAAGFRHHRDNPLPYDLIVVDEASMIDVALAAHLLDALAPGARLVLLGDKDQLAAVEAGAVFAELSARPTFTAAARTRIAEALGIDEAAFVAALPVPDGEATGAVAGAAQAPARTQAFAPLSASAARKPSARRNVDTRQASLFDDGPSAEVVSPTASSSPEPVDLDSASAATDPAWIEADELAWLDAVELAPLDPSDPAVAPIDATRADEIAAASPAPAPLADCVVWLERNYRFGLDSPIGRLSLTIRRGDVQGTLDALPADDAAAASFHDDAGETLAASTVERLARRFEAYLDALRAALSEPVPDPLPLFDALNRFRILCATRTGSRGAEHVNALVATHVRHAARVPLAVGAHWFTGRPIMVTRNDYALGLFNGDIGIALPDAHGVLRVWFRRADGTARAVSPAALPPHETAFALTVHKSQGSEFDEAALVLPASFGRVLTRELVYTAVTRARTRVQVIGPRRVLVQAVATRTQRDSGLAARVDEALARRRKETSR, encoded by the coding sequence ATGAACGTGTCCGACGATACGCTCGAATTTACCGGCGGCCTCGTCGCGCGGCTGCCCGAGCCGGCGGATTTCGGTATCGCGCTCGCGGAAGGATTCGCGCGACGCATCGGCGACCTGTCGCGCCGTGCGGGGGCGCCGGCCGCGGCTGCGCGCTGGGCGGCGCGCGCCGCGTTCGCGACGAGCCGGGCGACCGCGGGCGGCCATGTATGCGTGTCGCTCGGCGCGCTCGCGCAGCGCTACGAGGAACCGGTCGACGACGTGCGCGCGGCACTTGCCGCAAGCGGTGTGGTGGCGTTCGGCACGCTCGCGCGCGGCGACGAGCGGCCGCTGATCGTCGACCGGCACGACCATCTGTATCTGTCGCGCTATTTCGACTATGAACGACGGCTCGCCGATGCGCTCGTCGCGCAGGCTGGCGTCGCCGCACCGGGCGACGTGCTGTCGCCCGACCGGTTGCGCGACAGTCTCGCGCGTTATTTCGGGCCCGCGACGGGCGAAGTGGACTGGCAGCGCGTTGCGGCGATCGTTGCGCTGACAGGGCGCGTGACGATCGTCAGCGGCGGCCCCGGCACCGGCAAGACGACGACAGTCGTCGGCGTGCTGGCTTGTCTGCTCGACGCACATCCGGGGTTGCGCATCGCGCTGGCGGCGCCGACCGGCAAGGCCGCGCAGCGGATGCAGGAAGCGCTGCACGCGCGGGCAGGTGACCTGCCGCCGGAACTTGCCGCGCGCCTGCCCGACACGTCGTATACGCTGCATCGCCTGCTGGGCGGCGGCGGTGCCGCGGGTTTTCGCCATCATCGCGACAATCCATTGCCTTACGACCTGATCGTGGTCGACGAGGCGTCGATGATCGACGTTGCGCTCGCCGCGCATCTGCTCGATGCGCTCGCGCCGGGCGCACGGCTCGTGCTGCTCGGCGACAAGGATCAGCTGGCCGCGGTCGAAGCCGGCGCCGTGTTTGCCGAACTCAGCGCGCGACCGACGTTTACCGCCGCTGCGCGCACGCGCATCGCGGAGGCGCTCGGGATCGACGAAGCGGCTTTCGTTGCTGCTTTGCCGGTGCCGGACGGCGAGGCCACGGGCGCGGTTGCTGGTGCGGCTCAAGCCCCGGCCCGGACCCAGGCATTCGCGCCGTTGTCGGCGAGTGCTGCGCGCAAGCCATCGGCGCGGCGCAATGTGGATACGCGCCAGGCGTCGCTGTTCGACGACGGCCCTTCGGCAGAAGTGGTTTCCCCGACTGCTTCGTCGTCACCTGAACCGGTCGACCTCGATAGCGCGTCCGCGGCCACCGATCCGGCATGGATCGAGGCCGACGAACTCGCGTGGCTCGACGCCGTCGAGCTCGCGCCGCTCGATCCGTCCGATCCGGCGGTCGCGCCGATCGACGCCACGCGAGCCGACGAAATCGCCGCCGCGTCGCCCGCGCCCGCACCGCTCGCGGACTGCGTCGTGTGGCTCGAGCGCAATTACCGTTTCGGTCTCGATTCGCCGATCGGCCGCTTGTCGCTCACGATCCGCCGCGGCGACGTGCAGGGCACGCTCGATGCATTGCCGGCCGACGACGCCGCTGCCGCGTCGTTTCACGACGATGCGGGCGAGACGCTCGCGGCGTCGACGGTCGAACGGCTCGCGCGCCGGTTCGAGGCATACCTCGATGCGTTGCGTGCCGCGTTGTCCGAGCCGGTGCCCGATCCGTTGCCTTTGTTCGATGCGCTCAACCGCTTCCGGATCCTGTGCGCGACGCGCACAGGATCACGCGGCGCCGAGCACGTCAATGCGCTGGTGGCCACGCACGTGCGGCATGCCGCGCGCGTGCCGCTCGCGGTCGGCGCACACTGGTTCACCGGACGGCCGATCATGGTGACGCGCAACGACTACGCGCTCGGCCTGTTCAACGGCGACATCGGCATCGCGTTGCCGGACGCGCACGGCGTGCTGCGCGTATGGTTCCGCCGCGCGGACGGCACCGCGCGCGCCGTGTCGCCCGCGGCGCTGCCGCCGCACGAAACGGCGTTCGCACTGACCGTCCACAAATCGCAGGGCTCCGAATTCGATGAGGCCGCGCTCGTGCTGCCGGCGTCGTTCGGCCGCGTGCTCACGCGCGAGCTCGTCTACACCGCCGTCACGCGTGCGCGCACGCGCGTGCAGGTGATCGGCCCGCGGCGCGTGCTGGTGCAGGCGGTCGCGACACGTACGCAACGCGATTCGGGCCTTGCGGCCCGCGTCGACGAGGCGCTCGCACGGCGCCGCAAGGAGACGTCACGATGA
- the thiC gene encoding phosphomethylpyrimidine synthase ThiC gives MNANPKFLSADAHVDAAAVAPLPNSRKVYVTGSQPDIRVPMREITQSDTPTGFGGEKNPPIYVYDTSGPYTDPDAKIDIRAGLPALRQRWIEARGDTEVLDGLSSQYGLERAADPATADLRFPGLHRNPRRAQAGKNVTQMHYARQGIITPEMEYIAIRENQRRAEYIESLKSSGPNGAKLAAMMGRQHPGQAFGAAAFGANALAEITPEFVRDEVARGRAIIPANINHPESEPMIIGRNFLVKINANIGNSAVTSSIGEEVDKMTWAIRWGGDTVMDLSTGKHIHETREWIIRNSPVPIGTVPIYQALEKVNGKAEDLTWEIFRDTLIEQAEQGVDYFTIHAGVRLQYVPLTANRMTGIVSRGGSIMAKWCLAHHKESFLYEHFEEICEIMKAYDVSFSLGDGLRPGSIYDANDEAQLGELKTLGELTQIAWKHDVQVMIEGPGHVPMQLIKENMDLQLDWCKEAPFYTLGPLTTDIAPGYDHITSGIGAAMIGWFGTAMLCYVTPKEHLGLPNKDDVKEGIITYKLAAHAADLAKGHPGAQVRDNALSKARFEFRWEDQFNIGLDPDKAREFHDETLPKDSAKVAHFCSMCGPHFCSMKITQDVREFAAQQGVSETEALKKGMEVKAVEFVKTGAEIYHRQ, from the coding sequence ATGAACGCCAATCCGAAGTTTCTGTCCGCGGACGCCCACGTCGACGCCGCTGCCGTCGCCCCGCTGCCCAATTCGCGAAAGGTTTATGTAACCGGCTCGCAGCCCGACATTCGCGTGCCGATGCGTGAAATCACGCAGTCCGACACCCCGACCGGCTTCGGCGGCGAAAAGAACCCGCCGATCTACGTGTACGACACGTCGGGCCCGTACACCGATCCGGACGCGAAGATCGACATCCGCGCGGGCCTGCCGGCACTGCGCCAGCGCTGGATCGAAGCGCGCGGCGACACCGAAGTGCTCGACGGCCTGTCGAGCCAGTACGGCCTCGAGCGCGCGGCCGACCCGGCCACCGCCGACCTGCGTTTCCCGGGCCTGCACCGCAACCCGCGCCGCGCGCAGGCCGGCAAGAACGTCACGCAGATGCACTACGCGCGCCAGGGCATCATCACGCCGGAAATGGAATACATCGCGATCCGCGAGAACCAGCGCCGCGCCGAGTACATCGAGAGCCTGAAGTCGAGCGGCCCGAACGGCGCGAAGCTCGCCGCGATGATGGGCCGCCAGCACCCGGGCCAGGCGTTCGGCGCCGCGGCCTTCGGCGCGAACGCGCTCGCCGAGATCACCCCCGAGTTCGTGCGCGACGAAGTCGCGCGCGGCCGCGCGATCATCCCCGCGAACATCAACCACCCGGAATCCGAGCCGATGATCATCGGCCGCAACTTCCTCGTGAAGATCAACGCGAACATCGGCAACTCGGCCGTCACGTCGTCGATCGGCGAGGAAGTCGACAAGATGACGTGGGCGATCCGCTGGGGCGGCGACACGGTGATGGACCTGTCGACCGGCAAGCACATCCATGAAACGCGCGAGTGGATCATCCGCAACAGCCCGGTGCCGATCGGCACGGTGCCGATCTACCAGGCGCTCGAAAAGGTCAACGGCAAGGCCGAGGACCTGACCTGGGAAATCTTCCGCGACACGCTGATCGAGCAGGCCGAGCAAGGCGTCGACTACTTCACGATCCACGCGGGCGTGCGGCTGCAGTACGTGCCGCTCACCGCGAACCGGATGACGGGCATCGTGTCGCGCGGCGGCTCGATCATGGCGAAGTGGTGCCTCGCGCATCACAAGGAAAGCTTCCTGTACGAACACTTCGAAGAAATCTGCGAGATCATGAAGGCGTACGACGTGAGCTTCTCGCTCGGCGACGGCCTGCGTCCCGGCTCGATCTACGATGCGAACGACGAAGCGCAGCTCGGCGAACTGAAGACGCTCGGCGAGCTCACGCAGATCGCGTGGAAGCATGACGTGCAGGTGATGATCGAAGGCCCCGGCCACGTGCCGATGCAGCTGATCAAGGAGAACATGGATCTCCAGCTCGACTGGTGCAAGGAAGCGCCGTTCTACACGCTCGGGCCGCTGACCACCGACATCGCGCCGGGCTACGACCACATCACGTCCGGCATCGGCGCCGCGATGATCGGCTGGTTCGGCACTGCGATGCTGTGCTACGTGACGCCGAAGGAGCACCTCGGGCTGCCGAACAAGGACGACGTGAAGGAAGGGATCATCACGTACAAGCTCGCCGCGCATGCGGCCGACCTGGCCAAGGGTCACCCCGGCGCGCAAGTGCGCGACAACGCGCTGTCGAAGGCGCGTTTCGAGTTCCGCTGGGAAGACCAGTTCAACATCGGCCTCGACCCCGACAAGGCACGCGAATTCCACGACGAGACGCTGCCGAAGGATTCGGCGAAGGTCGCGCACTTCTGCTCGATGTGCGGCCCGCACTTCTGCTCGATGAAAATCACGCAGGACGTGCGCGAGTTCGCGGCACAGCAGGGCGTGTCGGAAACCGAGGCGCTGAAGAAGGGGATGGAAGTCAAGGCGGTCGAGTTCGTGAAGACCGGTGCCGAGATCTATCACCGTCAGTAA
- a CDS encoding DMT family transporter, whose translation MSPKNAFLLTVLAALWGASFLFIRIGVADFGVAPLMALRVSIGALFLAGFALTRFRPAELGAQLRRRAWPLFVVGALNSGIPFCLFAFAELTLSAGVTSVINATTPLWGALVAYLWLKDKLSLPRALGLVIGFAGVLTLVWDQIANARGSTGANATALAAVAALGATLLYGIAANYTKRTLSGVDPLVNATGSMIGSSVLLLPFAIATWPAASVSTQAWGAVLALGIACTGIAYFIFFHLIAHVGPARAITVTFVIPVFGLLWGALFLGEHVSLVMIEGCAIVLVGTALATGVIKRIPGLRPRGGEAA comes from the coding sequence ATGTCACCCAAGAACGCCTTTCTGCTGACCGTCCTCGCTGCCCTGTGGGGTGCGTCGTTCCTGTTCATCCGGATCGGCGTCGCCGATTTCGGTGTCGCGCCGTTGATGGCGCTGCGCGTGAGCATCGGCGCGCTGTTTCTCGCAGGCTTCGCGCTGACGCGCTTCAGGCCCGCCGAGCTCGGCGCGCAGCTGCGCCGTCGCGCGTGGCCGTTGTTCGTCGTTGGCGCGCTGAACTCGGGCATCCCGTTCTGCCTGTTCGCATTCGCCGAATTGACGCTGTCTGCCGGCGTGACGTCGGTGATCAACGCGACGACGCCGCTGTGGGGAGCGCTCGTCGCCTATCTGTGGCTGAAGGACAAGCTGTCGCTGCCGCGCGCGCTCGGCCTCGTGATCGGCTTCGCTGGCGTGCTCACGCTCGTATGGGATCAGATTGCGAACGCGCGCGGCAGCACCGGCGCCAACGCGACCGCGCTCGCCGCCGTCGCCGCGCTCGGCGCGACGCTGCTGTACGGTATCGCGGCCAACTACACGAAGCGCACGCTTAGCGGCGTCGATCCGCTCGTCAACGCGACGGGTAGCATGATCGGCTCGAGCGTGCTGCTGCTGCCGTTCGCGATCGCGACCTGGCCTGCGGCATCCGTCAGCACGCAGGCGTGGGGAGCCGTGCTCGCGCTCGGCATCGCCTGCACGGGCATTGCATATTTCATCTTCTTCCATCTGATCGCGCATGTGGGCCCGGCCCGCGCAATTACCGTGACGTTCGTGATCCCGGTGTTCGGCCTGTTGTGGGGCGCGCTGTTCCTCGGCGAACACGTATCGCTCGTGATGATCGAAGGTTGCGCGATCGTGCTCGTCGGCACCGCGCTTGCGACGGGCGTGATCAAGCGGATTCCCGGGCTCCGCCCGCGCGGCGGCGAAGCGGCCTGA